Proteins from one Candidatus Desulfovibrio trichonymphae genomic window:
- a CDS encoding 4Fe-4S dicluster domain-containing protein: MSTLRILTSDGLPAFLSFLSQKHHRVLVPVVKSANKRSVIFEPWRAGMPVVLEKATVPPKEAVLPQCETLLTYKKSKNQEDLGDITVSLDDTPEALSTVIFACRPCDARGFRVLDRPFLNGLFADPYYKARRESLTVFTITCSSGCNTCFCHWVGGGPSSPEGSDVLMTKIEEALMLQAISPAGETLLKDCDLPDGKDVFPRAEAVRKAAWASLAPAPDLKQVPQKIAALFGNDDFWQRQTSACLACGACTYFCPACYCFNITDEGDGFGVHGGRRLRSWDNCMSSLFTHEASGHNPRMRKMPRMRNRISHKFSTYPENWGTFSCSGCGRCISNCPVSLDIRAIVLTALNNAG, translated from the coding sequence ATGAGCACCTTACGCATTCTGACGTCAGACGGTCTACCCGCCTTTCTCTCTTTTCTCTCCCAAAAACACCATCGCGTGCTGGTTCCTGTTGTGAAATCGGCCAACAAGCGCTCGGTGATCTTTGAACCTTGGCGCGCGGGCATGCCTGTTGTTCTGGAAAAAGCCACAGTGCCGCCCAAAGAGGCTGTGCTGCCCCAGTGCGAAACCCTGCTGACCTATAAAAAAAGCAAAAATCAGGAAGACCTGGGCGATATCACAGTCAGCCTTGACGATACGCCTGAAGCATTGTCCACTGTGATTTTTGCCTGCCGCCCTTGCGACGCACGCGGCTTCCGCGTGCTGGACCGCCCTTTTCTCAACGGCCTCTTTGCAGACCCTTACTATAAAGCCAGAAGAGAAAGCCTCACCGTCTTCACCATAACCTGTTCCAGCGGCTGCAACACCTGTTTTTGCCACTGGGTTGGCGGCGGCCCTTCCTCGCCTGAAGGCTCGGACGTTCTGATGACGAAAATTGAAGAGGCCCTTATGCTGCAAGCCATAAGCCCTGCAGGGGAAACGCTCTTGAAGGACTGCGACCTCCCTGACGGCAAAGATGTCTTTCCCAGGGCGGAAGCGGTGCGTAAAGCCGCATGGGCCAGCCTTGCGCCTGCCCCTGATCTCAAGCAGGTGCCGCAAAAAATTGCGGCGTTGTTCGGCAACGATGATTTCTGGCAGAGACAGACGTCCGCCTGCCTTGCCTGCGGAGCATGCACCTATTTTTGCCCGGCCTGTTATTGCTTCAACATTACTGACGAAGGCGACGGCTTTGGCGTGCACGGCGGCCGCCGTCTGCGCAGTTGGGACAACTGCATGTCTTCTCTTTTTACGCACGAGGCGAGCGGACACAACCCGCGCATGCGCAAAATGCCGCGCATGCGCAACCGCATTTCACACAAATTTTCAACATATCCCGAAAACTGGGGAACATTTTCCTGCAGCGGCTGCGGAAGATGCATCAGCAACTGCCCCGTCAGCCTGGACATTCGCGCCATAGTTCTTACCGCGCTTAACAATGCCGGGTGA
- a CDS encoding FAD/NAD(P)-binding protein — MPGGNPYKPAVATVTEVIHETTAIKTLRVVLDDPAVMASFHYEPGQVGQLSVFGVGESTFVINSPPSQKEYLQFSVMQAGEVTAAIHRLATGDKVGVRAPLGNFFPWRDWRGKNIFFVGGGIGIAPLRVIMLHLLERKADYGKISLLYGARSPRDMAYSCEIEGWLHNPDLDCTLCIDAPFEGWTHKVGLIPNVLLKLAPDSTNCVAVLCGPPVMIKFTLQALEKLGFTPENIVTTLEKRMKCGIGICGRCNIGGRYICVDGPVFTLNQLQALPQEL, encoded by the coding sequence ATGCCGGGCGGCAACCCGTATAAGCCGGCTGTCGCCACAGTGACGGAAGTCATTCACGAGACGACCGCTATTAAAACATTGCGCGTTGTACTGGATGACCCGGCCGTCATGGCATCTTTTCATTATGAACCAGGACAGGTGGGACAGCTTTCAGTCTTTGGCGTCGGCGAATCCACCTTTGTAATCAACTCCCCCCCCTCGCAAAAAGAATATCTGCAATTTTCCGTCATGCAGGCTGGCGAGGTCACTGCCGCCATTCACCGCCTTGCGACAGGTGATAAGGTGGGCGTGCGTGCGCCTCTCGGCAATTTTTTCCCTTGGCGCGACTGGAGGGGCAAAAACATTTTTTTTGTGGGCGGCGGCATAGGCATAGCGCCGTTGCGCGTTATCATGTTGCATCTGCTGGAACGCAAGGCGGACTATGGTAAAATAAGCCTGCTCTACGGCGCGCGCTCACCGCGCGACATGGCGTACAGCTGTGAAATCGAGGGTTGGCTCCACAACCCCGATCTTGACTGCACCCTGTGCATTGACGCGCCTTTTGAAGGGTGGACGCACAAAGTCGGCCTTATACCCAATGTGCTGCTGAAACTTGCGCCGGACTCGACAAATTGCGTCGCCGTGCTCTGCGGCCCGCCGGTCATGATAAAGTTCACCTTGCAGGCGCTGGAGAAACTCGGCTTTACGCCCGAGAACATTGTCACTACACTGGAAAAACGCATGAAATGCGGTATAGGCATATGCGGACGCTGCAATATTGGAGGCCGTTACATCTGTGTTGACGGGCCGGTTTTTACCCTCAATCAGTTGCAGGCATTGCCGCAAGAACTCTAA